The Nocardioides sp. S-1144 genome includes a region encoding these proteins:
- a CDS encoding ABC transporter substrate-binding protein, with protein sequence MIKKTLVALSAIALSAGTLSACGSDGGGDAAADGGGSDDTITMGFAQVGAESGWRTANTKNIQEAAAEAGVDLKFSDAQQKQENQIKAIRSYIQQKVDVIAFSPVVETGWDAVLQEAKRANIPVILTDRAVDSEDTSLYKTFLGSDFVEEGKKAGQWLVDNAADADVDGDGDINVVELQGTTGAAPAIDRKEGFEEVIAANGEISISQSQTGDFTRDGGKQVMEAFLQSEDDIDVVFAHNDDMGLGAIEAIEAAGLVPGEDVKIITIDAVKDGMTALSEGKINFIVECSPLLGPQLMDLAEKVLAGEEVPTRVVTEETTFTPEQAAEVLAERQY encoded by the coding sequence GTGATCAAGAAGACTCTGGTCGCGCTCAGCGCGATCGCCCTGAGCGCCGGCACCCTGTCAGCCTGCGGCAGCGACGGGGGCGGCGATGCCGCCGCCGACGGCGGCGGCTCCGACGACACGATCACCATGGGCTTCGCCCAGGTCGGCGCCGAGAGCGGGTGGCGCACCGCCAACACCAAGAACATCCAGGAGGCCGCGGCCGAGGCCGGCGTCGACCTGAAGTTCTCCGACGCCCAGCAGAAGCAGGAGAACCAGATCAAGGCGATCCGCTCCTACATCCAGCAGAAGGTCGACGTGATCGCCTTCAGCCCGGTCGTCGAGACCGGGTGGGACGCCGTCCTCCAGGAGGCCAAGCGCGCCAACATCCCGGTGATCCTGACCGACCGTGCGGTCGACTCCGAGGACACCTCGCTCTACAAGACCTTCCTCGGCTCGGACTTCGTCGAGGAGGGCAAGAAGGCCGGCCAGTGGCTGGTCGACAACGCCGCCGACGCCGACGTCGACGGTGACGGCGACATCAACGTCGTCGAGCTCCAGGGCACCACCGGCGCCGCGCCGGCCATCGACCGCAAGGAGGGGTTCGAGGAGGTCATCGCCGCCAACGGCGAGATCTCCATCAGCCAGTCGCAGACCGGCGACTTCACCCGCGACGGCGGCAAGCAGGTGATGGAGGCGTTCCTGCAGTCCGAGGACGACATCGACGTGGTCTTCGCCCACAACGACGACATGGGTCTCGGCGCGATCGAGGCGATCGAGGCGGCCGGGCTCGTGCCCGGCGAGGACGTCAAGATCATCACCATCGACGCCGTCAAGGACGGGATGACCGCGCTCTCCGAGGGCAAGATCAACTTCATCGTCGAGTGCTCGCCGCTCCTCGGGCCGCAGCTGATGGACCTCGCCGAGAAGGTCCTCGCCGGCGAGGAGGTCCCGACCCGCGTCGTGACCGAGGAGACCACCTTCACCCCGGAGCAGGCCGCCGAGGTCCTGGCCGAGCGCCAGTACTAG
- the araB gene encoding ribulokinase produces MTTPHQPLEQRETYVVGVDFGTLSGRALVVRVSDGAELGTATHDYPHGVLEDRLPASGRALPPEWALQVPQDYRDVLRHAVPAAVAAAGVDPADVVGIATDFTACTMVPTLADGTPLSEVPGLEDRPHAYVKLWKHHAAQAQADRINRLAEERGEAWLPRYGGLISSEWEFAKGLQVYEEDRDLYDRMQRWVEAADWIVWQLCGTYVRNACTAGYKGILQSGRYPGPDYLDELAPGFSSFVPDKLDQPVGQLGERAGTLTAEAAAWTGLPAGIAVAVGNVDAHVTAPAAQAVDAGQMVAIMGTSTCHVMSADVLREVPGMCGVVDGGIVAGSWGYEAGQSGVGDIFGWFTRTSVPPSYVDAAAAAGESVHEHLTRLASAQEVGEHGLVALDWHSGNRSVLVDHELSGLVVGQTLATRPEDVYRALLEATAFGTRVIVETFRDSGVPVDELVVAGGLARNHLLMQVYADVTRLPLSLIDSEQGPALGSAIHAAVAAGAYPDVPTAAKAMGRVRRGVFVPDEARAQRYDALFAEYVALHDHFGRGNPTMRRLKAIRRDAVQARRDREVARA; encoded by the coding sequence GTGACCACCCCCCACCAGCCCCTCGAGCAGCGCGAGACCTACGTCGTCGGGGTCGACTTCGGCACGCTCTCGGGTCGTGCCCTGGTCGTCCGGGTCTCCGACGGCGCCGAGCTCGGCACCGCGACCCACGACTACCCGCACGGGGTGCTCGAGGACCGGCTGCCGGCGTCCGGCCGCGCGCTGCCGCCCGAGTGGGCCCTGCAGGTGCCGCAGGACTACCGCGACGTGCTGCGCCACGCCGTGCCCGCCGCCGTCGCGGCCGCCGGCGTCGACCCCGCCGACGTGGTCGGCATCGCCACCGACTTCACCGCCTGCACGATGGTGCCGACCCTGGCCGACGGCACGCCGCTGAGCGAGGTGCCGGGCCTCGAGGACCGGCCGCACGCCTACGTCAAGCTCTGGAAGCACCACGCCGCGCAGGCCCAGGCCGACCGGATCAACCGGCTCGCCGAGGAGCGCGGCGAGGCCTGGCTCCCGCGTTACGGCGGCCTGATCTCCTCCGAGTGGGAGTTCGCCAAGGGCCTGCAGGTCTACGAGGAGGACCGCGACCTCTACGACCGCATGCAGCGCTGGGTCGAGGCCGCGGACTGGATCGTGTGGCAGCTGTGCGGCACCTACGTGCGCAACGCCTGCACCGCGGGCTACAAGGGCATCCTCCAGTCGGGGCGCTACCCCGGCCCCGACTACCTCGACGAGCTGGCGCCCGGCTTCTCCTCCTTCGTGCCCGACAAGCTCGACCAGCCCGTCGGTCAGCTCGGCGAGCGGGCCGGCACGCTGACCGCCGAGGCCGCCGCCTGGACCGGGCTGCCCGCGGGCATTGCCGTGGCCGTCGGCAACGTCGACGCCCACGTGACCGCGCCGGCCGCCCAGGCCGTCGACGCCGGCCAGATGGTCGCCATCATGGGCACCTCCACCTGCCACGTGATGAGCGCCGACGTGCTGCGCGAGGTGCCCGGCATGTGCGGCGTCGTCGACGGCGGCATCGTCGCGGGCAGCTGGGGCTACGAGGCCGGCCAGTCCGGCGTCGGCGACATCTTCGGGTGGTTCACCCGCACCAGCGTGCCCCCGTCGTACGTCGACGCCGCGGCCGCGGCCGGGGAGTCGGTCCACGAGCACCTCACCCGGCTCGCCTCGGCGCAGGAGGTCGGCGAGCACGGCCTGGTCGCCCTCGACTGGCACAGCGGCAACCGCTCGGTGCTGGTCGACCACGAGCTCTCGGGCCTCGTGGTCGGCCAGACGCTGGCCACCCGGCCCGAGGACGTCTACCGCGCGCTGCTCGAGGCCACCGCCTTCGGGACCCGCGTCATCGTCGAGACCTTCCGCGACAGCGGCGTGCCGGTCGACGAGCTCGTCGTCGCCGGCGGCCTGGCGCGCAACCACCTGCTGATGCAGGTCTACGCCGACGTGACGCGGCTCCCGCTCTCGCTCATCGACTCCGAGCAGGGACCCGCGCTCGGGTCGGCGATCCACGCGGCGGTCGCGGCCGGCGCCTACCCCGACGTGCCGACCGCCGCGAAGGCGATGGGCCGGGTCCGCCGCGGCGTCTTCGTGCCCGACGAGGCCCGCGCGCAGCGCTACGACGCGCTCTTCGCCGAGTACGTCGCGCTGCACGACCACTTCGGCCGCGGCAACCCGACCATGCGCCGGCTCAAGGCGATCCGCCGCGACGCCGTGCAGGCGCGCCGGGACCGAGAGGTGGCGCGGGCATGA
- a CDS encoding aldose epimerase family protein translates to MSVSVFDRLPDGREVHLVELGAAPGPVLRLLTLGATVHDLEVTGGDGTRRHVALGHATSADYLASGDYVGATVGRYANRVRDGHLPLAGVEHRLGTHDRGHHLHGGPDGFDRRLWTLLDEDGATARLRLVSPDGDQGYPGELTAEVTFAVDADAVRIDLAATTDATTVVNLTQHVYLNLDGRDAGTVDGHLLQVPAASYTPVDAEGIPLGAHAAVEGTPFDLRRPTRIGSAVRRAHPQVLDARGLDHNLVLDSPWDDDGLRTACVLTSPATRTALTLRCDQPGLQVYTGNFLDGTRGSVDGGLYRQGDGVALEPQLFPDSPHHPEWPSARLEPGERYTARHEWRFSAVR, encoded by the coding sequence GTGAGCGTCTCCGTCTTCGACCGGTTGCCCGACGGACGTGAGGTCCACCTGGTGGAGCTCGGCGCCGCGCCCGGACCGGTGCTCCGGCTCCTGACCCTGGGCGCCACCGTGCACGACCTCGAGGTCACCGGCGGGGACGGCACCCGACGCCACGTGGCCCTCGGGCACGCCACCTCGGCCGACTACCTGGCCTCCGGCGACTACGTCGGCGCCACGGTCGGCCGCTACGCCAACCGGGTGCGCGACGGCCACCTCCCGCTGGCCGGCGTCGAGCACCGGCTCGGCACCCACGACCGTGGCCACCACCTGCACGGCGGCCCCGACGGATTCGACCGGAGGTTGTGGACGCTGCTCGACGAGGACGGCGCCACCGCCCGCCTCCGCCTCGTCAGCCCGGACGGCGACCAGGGCTACCCGGGCGAGCTGACGGCGGAGGTCACCTTCGCGGTCGACGCCGACGCGGTGCGCATCGACCTCGCCGCCACCACCGACGCGACGACCGTGGTCAACCTGACCCAGCACGTCTACCTCAACCTCGACGGGCGCGACGCCGGCACAGTCGATGGCCACCTGCTGCAGGTGCCGGCGGCGTCCTACACCCCGGTCGACGCGGAGGGGATCCCGCTCGGGGCGCACGCGGCGGTCGAGGGCACGCCGTTCGACCTGCGCCGCCCGACCCGGATCGGGTCGGCGGTCCGGCGCGCGCACCCGCAGGTGCTCGACGCGCGCGGGCTCGACCACAACCTGGTGCTCGACTCCCCGTGGGACGACGACGGGCTGCGCACGGCCTGCGTGCTGACGTCGCCCGCGACCCGGACCGCGCTGACCCTGCGCTGCGACCAGCCCGGGCTGCAGGTCTACACCGGCAACTTCCTCGACGGCACCCGCGGGTCGGTCGACGGCGGGCTCTACCGGCAGGGCGACGGCGTCGCGCTCGAGCCCCAGCTCTTCCCCGACTCGCCGCACCACCCGGAGTGGCCCAGCGCCCGGCTGGAGCCGGGGGAGCGCTACACGGCTCGGCACGAGTGGCGCTTCAGCGCGGTGCGCTGA
- a CDS encoding sugar ABC transporter ATP-binding protein: MTQTDATQTVGLGKAGPVPDAAHGTPVVEMRDISITFGSVAALSGVGLRLLPGEVHALMGENGAGKSTLIKALTGVYATDSGTVLVDGEEQEFSTPAAAQAAGISTVYQEVNLVPNLTVAENMMLGREPRWLGMINHRAMNRRAADTLQRLGIDVDPRSTLGSHPIAVQQLVAIARAVDVQARVLILDEPTSSLDADEVAKLFDVMRHLRDKGTAIVFVSHFLDQVYEIADRMTILRNGRLVEERTVAETTQLQLVQLMIGRDLAVLDRLERTAAAPTADRTPLLRAVGLGRKGSLEATDLEVFDGEVIGVAGLLGSGRTELARLLFGADSADEGTIEVRSTRRRLRSPRHAIDRRIAFASEDRKGEGVIADLSVADNMLLALQASRGWMRPIPPAVRTRLVEEYVKALDIRPADPHALMRNLSGGNQQKVLLARWLITEPELLILDEPTRGIDIGAKTQIQALVADLAARGMSVVFISAELEEVLRLSDRLVVMRDRRKIAERPNRDLTVSDVLEVIAGEARPEGAVPDTADTADHPDHAETEARRG; the protein is encoded by the coding sequence ATGACGCAGACCGACGCGACCCAGACGGTCGGGCTCGGCAAGGCCGGCCCCGTCCCCGACGCGGCGCACGGCACGCCCGTGGTCGAGATGCGCGACATCTCGATCACCTTCGGCTCGGTCGCCGCGCTGTCGGGGGTGGGCCTCCGGCTCCTGCCGGGCGAGGTGCACGCCCTGATGGGGGAGAACGGCGCCGGCAAGTCGACGCTGATCAAGGCCCTCACCGGCGTCTACGCCACCGACTCCGGCACCGTGCTGGTCGACGGCGAGGAGCAGGAGTTCTCGACGCCGGCCGCCGCCCAGGCCGCCGGCATCAGCACGGTCTACCAGGAGGTCAACCTGGTGCCCAACCTGACCGTCGCCGAGAACATGATGCTCGGTCGGGAGCCCCGCTGGCTCGGCATGATCAACCACCGCGCCATGAACCGGCGCGCCGCCGACACGCTCCAGCGGCTCGGCATCGACGTCGACCCGCGGTCCACGCTCGGCAGCCACCCCATCGCCGTCCAGCAGCTGGTCGCGATCGCGCGGGCCGTCGACGTGCAGGCCCGCGTGCTGATCCTCGACGAGCCGACCTCGAGCCTCGACGCCGACGAGGTGGCCAAGCTCTTCGACGTCATGCGTCACCTGCGCGACAAGGGGACCGCCATCGTCTTCGTGTCCCACTTCCTCGACCAGGTCTACGAGATCGCCGACCGAATGACGATCCTGCGCAACGGGCGGCTGGTCGAGGAGCGGACGGTCGCCGAGACCACCCAGCTCCAGCTGGTGCAGCTGATGATCGGCCGCGACCTGGCCGTCCTCGACCGGCTCGAGCGGACCGCCGCGGCGCCGACCGCCGACCGGACGCCGCTGCTCCGCGCCGTCGGGCTCGGCCGCAAGGGCTCGCTCGAGGCGACCGACCTCGAGGTCTTCGACGGGGAGGTCATCGGCGTCGCCGGCCTCCTCGGCTCCGGTCGCACCGAGCTCGCGCGCCTGCTCTTCGGGGCCGACAGCGCCGACGAGGGGACGATCGAGGTGCGCTCGACGCGCCGCCGGCTCCGCAGCCCGCGCCACGCGATCGACCGCAGGATCGCCTTCGCCAGCGAGGACCGCAAGGGCGAGGGGGTGATCGCCGACCTGAGCGTCGCCGACAACATGCTGCTCGCCCTGCAGGCCTCGCGCGGCTGGATGCGGCCCATCCCCCCGGCGGTGCGCACCCGCCTGGTCGAGGAGTACGTCAAGGCCCTCGACATCCGCCCGGCCGACCCCCACGCCCTGATGCGCAACCTCTCCGGCGGCAACCAGCAGAAGGTGCTCCTGGCCCGCTGGCTGATCACCGAGCCGGAGCTGCTGATCCTCGACGAGCCCACCCGGGGGATCGACATCGGGGCCAAGACCCAGATCCAGGCGCTCGTCGCCGACCTCGCCGCCCGCGGGATGTCGGTGGTCTTCATCTCCGCCGAGCTCGAGGAGGTGCTGCGCCTCTCCGACCGCCTGGTCGTGATGCGCGACCGCCGCAAGATCGCCGAGCGGCCCAACCGCGACCTCACCGTGAGCGACGTCCTGGAGGTCATCGCCGGCGAGGCCCGCCCCGAGGGCGCCGTCCCCGACACCGCCGACACCGCCGACCACCCCGACCACGCCGAGACGGAGGCCCGCCGTGGCTGA
- the araA gene encoding L-arabinose isomerase, with protein MTVNDTPAPEVWFLTGSQALYGPETLDQVAAQSQGIVDRLAEQLGAALPVRVVWKPVLLDATSIHRQMLEANAAPGCVGVIAWMHTFSPAKMWIAGLDALRKPLLHLHTQAGIALPWESIDMDFMNLNQAAHGDREFGYIQSRIGIARKTVAGHVDSPVVARRVGDWVRASLGRHELSSLRLARFGDNMRDVAVTEGDKVEAQLRFGVSVNTYGVNDLVAVVDAVADDDVDKLCTEYADTYRVTPDLLRGGERHQSLREGARIELGLRAFLTDGRFGAFTTNFEDLGGLRQLPGLAVQRLMADGYGFGGEGDWKTSVLLRAVKTMAAGLPGGTSFMEDYTYHLVPGEEKILGAHMLEVCPTLTTRTASLECHPLGIGGREDPVRLRFTADPGPAVVAGLSDLGDRFRLTVNEIDVVEPDAALPRLPVACAVWEPRPSLSTSAESWLMAGAPHHTVLSRAVGVEVLEDFADMTETEIMTIGADTTPRSFQRELRWNAAYHRLAARL; from the coding sequence ATGACCGTCAACGACACCCCCGCCCCCGAGGTCTGGTTCCTCACCGGGAGCCAGGCCCTCTACGGACCCGAGACCCTCGACCAGGTCGCTGCGCAGTCCCAGGGCATCGTGGACCGCCTCGCCGAGCAGCTCGGCGCGGCCCTGCCGGTGCGGGTGGTCTGGAAGCCGGTCCTGCTCGACGCCACCTCGATCCACCGCCAGATGCTCGAGGCCAACGCGGCCCCCGGGTGCGTCGGCGTCATCGCCTGGATGCACACCTTCTCCCCGGCCAAGATGTGGATCGCCGGCCTCGACGCGCTGCGCAAGCCGCTGCTCCACCTGCACACCCAGGCCGGGATCGCGCTCCCGTGGGAGTCGATCGACATGGACTTCATGAACCTCAACCAGGCCGCCCACGGCGACCGGGAGTTCGGCTACATCCAGTCGCGGATCGGCATCGCCCGCAAGACCGTCGCCGGGCACGTGGACTCGCCGGTGGTGGCGCGCCGCGTGGGCGACTGGGTGCGGGCCTCCCTCGGCCGCCACGAGCTGAGCTCGCTGCGCCTGGCGCGGTTCGGCGACAACATGCGCGACGTCGCCGTCACCGAGGGCGACAAGGTCGAGGCGCAGCTGCGCTTCGGCGTCTCGGTCAACACCTACGGCGTCAACGACCTCGTCGCCGTGGTCGACGCGGTCGCCGACGACGACGTCGACAAGCTCTGCACCGAGTACGCCGACACCTACCGGGTCACCCCCGACCTGTTGCGCGGCGGCGAGCGGCACCAGTCGCTGCGCGAGGGCGCCCGGATCGAGCTGGGCCTGCGCGCCTTCCTCACCGACGGTCGCTTCGGCGCGTTCACCACCAACTTCGAGGACCTCGGTGGCCTGCGCCAGCTGCCCGGCCTGGCCGTGCAGCGGCTGATGGCCGACGGCTACGGCTTCGGCGGCGAGGGGGACTGGAAGACCTCGGTGCTCCTGCGGGCCGTCAAGACGATGGCCGCCGGCCTCCCCGGCGGCACCTCGTTCATGGAGGACTACACCTACCACCTGGTCCCGGGGGAGGAGAAGATCCTCGGCGCCCACATGCTCGAGGTCTGCCCCACCCTCACGACCCGCACCGCCTCGCTCGAGTGCCACCCACTCGGGATCGGGGGCCGCGAGGACCCCGTCCGCCTGCGCTTCACCGCCGACCCCGGTCCCGCCGTGGTCGCCGGGCTCTCCGACCTCGGCGACCGGTTCCGGCTCACCGTGAACGAGATCGACGTGGTGGAGCCCGACGCGGCGCTGCCCCGCCTGCCGGTCGCCTGCGCGGTCTGGGAGCCGCGCCCGTCGCTGTCGACGTCCGCCGAGTCGTGGCTGATGGCCGGGGCGCCCCACCACACCGTGCTGTCGCGGGCGGTCGGGGTCGAGGTGCTCGAGGACTTCGCCGACATGACGGAGACCGAGATCATGACGATCGGCGCCGACACCACGCCGCGGTCCTTCCAGCGCGAGCTGCGCTGGAACGCCGCGTACCACCGGCTCGCCGCCCGGCTCTGA
- a CDS encoding L-ribulose-5-phosphate 4-epimerase, producing the protein MTVVDDVRHAILALRQEVCDLHEQLTRYQLVVWTAGNVSARVPGRDLLVIKPSGVSYDDLAPDNMVVCDLHGRVVEGEHAPSSDTEAQAHVYREMPEVGGVVHTHSTYATAWAARGEPVPCVLTMGADEFGGEIPVGPFAVIGDDSIGRGIVETLRGSRSPAVLMRNHGVFTVGATARAAVKAAVMCEDVARTVHVSRQLGVPVPIEQHHVDALFDRYQNVYGQR; encoded by the coding sequence ATGACCGTCGTCGACGACGTGCGGCACGCGATCCTGGCGCTGCGCCAGGAGGTGTGCGACCTGCACGAGCAGCTGACCCGCTACCAGCTGGTGGTGTGGACCGCCGGCAACGTCTCGGCCCGCGTGCCGGGTCGCGACCTGCTGGTCATCAAGCCCAGCGGCGTGTCCTACGACGACCTCGCCCCCGACAACATGGTGGTGTGCGACCTGCACGGCCGCGTGGTCGAGGGCGAGCACGCGCCGTCGTCCGACACCGAGGCCCAGGCCCACGTCTACCGGGAGATGCCCGAGGTCGGCGGCGTCGTCCACACGCACTCGACCTACGCCACCGCGTGGGCCGCCCGCGGCGAACCCGTCCCGTGCGTGCTGACCATGGGCGCCGACGAGTTCGGGGGCGAGATCCCGGTCGGGCCGTTCGCGGTCATCGGCGACGACTCCATCGGGCGCGGCATCGTCGAGACCCTCCGCGGGAGCCGCTCGCCGGCCGTGCTGATGCGCAACCACGGCGTCTTCACCGTCGGCGCCACGGCGCGGGCCGCGGTCAAGGCCGCCGTCATGTGCGAGGACGTCGCCCGCACCGTGCACGTCTCGCGCCAGCTCGGCGTGCCCGTGCCCATCGAGCAGCACCACGTCGACGCCCTGTTCGACCGGTACCAGAACGTCTACGGCCAGCGCTGA
- a CDS encoding ABC transporter permease, whose product MADTLPTLPGTTTEPAPAPAATRPTTLSRVLAHPLVWPVLALVVLLVVNVVANPSFLEVRLQDGHLFGSLVDIVRNSAPILLVATGMTLVIATRGIDLSVGAIAAIAAAIACTQIFDSAAQGGVGTAVLACTTALAVCVALGLWNGFLVSVLGIQPIIATLVLMVAGRGLAMLVTDGQITTVTNDTFSALASGFFLTLPIAFIIAVGVYALTALLTRRSALGMLIEAVGINPEASRLAGVRARTIIWTVYVFSGLCAGVAGLVVAANTNSVNANSLGLWIELDAILAVVIGGTSLAGGRFSLTGTLVGALFIATLARTIPNIGIPVEANYLFKALVVVLVCLLQSPRARAALRSRLTVRSSKGATA is encoded by the coding sequence GTGGCTGACACCCTCCCCACGCTGCCCGGGACGACGACCGAGCCGGCCCCGGCTCCGGCCGCGACCCGCCCCACGACCCTGTCCCGGGTGCTGGCCCACCCGCTGGTCTGGCCGGTGCTCGCGCTCGTCGTCCTGCTGGTGGTCAACGTCGTCGCGAACCCCTCCTTCCTCGAGGTGCGCCTCCAGGACGGCCACCTGTTCGGCAGCCTCGTCGACATCGTGCGCAACAGCGCCCCGATCCTGCTCGTGGCCACCGGGATGACGCTGGTGATCGCCACCCGCGGCATCGACCTCTCGGTCGGCGCGATCGCGGCGATCGCCGCGGCGATCGCCTGCACGCAGATCTTCGACAGCGCCGCGCAGGGCGGCGTCGGCACCGCGGTCCTCGCCTGCACCACCGCGCTCGCGGTCTGCGTGGCGCTGGGCCTCTGGAACGGCTTCCTGGTGTCGGTGCTCGGCATCCAGCCGATCATCGCGACGCTCGTGCTCATGGTCGCCGGGCGCGGGCTGGCCATGCTGGTGACCGACGGCCAGATCACCACCGTCACCAACGACACGTTCAGCGCCCTGGCCTCGGGCTTCTTCCTCACCCTCCCGATCGCCTTCATCATCGCCGTGGGCGTCTACGCGCTCACCGCCCTCCTCACCCGGCGCTCGGCGCTGGGCATGCTCATCGAGGCGGTCGGGATCAACCCGGAGGCGAGCCGCCTGGCCGGCGTCCGGGCCCGGACGATCATCTGGACCGTCTACGTCTTCTCCGGGCTGTGCGCCGGTGTCGCGGGCCTGGTCGTGGCCGCCAACACCAACTCGGTCAACGCCAACAGCCTGGGCCTGTGGATCGAGCTCGACGCGATCCTCGCCGTCGTCATCGGCGGCACCTCGCTGGCCGGGGGCCGGTTCTCGCTCACCGGCACCCTCGTGGGCGCGCTGTTCATCGCGACGCTGGCCCGCACGATCCCCAACATCGGGATCCCCGTGGAGGCCAACTACCTGTTCAAGGCCCTGGTCGTCGTCCTGGTCTGCCTGCTCCAGTCGCCCCGCGCCCGGGCGGCCCTCCGCTCGCGCCTGACCGTCCGCTCCTCGAAGGGAGCCACCGCATGA
- the yjfF gene encoding galactofuranose ABC transporter, permease protein YjfF, translated as MSTATARTTPGTAGAGSRPTAWDRVRTYTPASQYLPVIATTALFLGMFGVGGARYDGFTDPQVFLSLLLDNSFLIVLAVGMTFVILTGGIDLSVGSNLALSTVIAAKTLEMGWSPYLTVATVLMVGTTLGIAMGLLIHYFDIQPFIATLAGMFLARGLCYLISVDSIPIADETFQSWAFSTTTLPGGYYLGRTAIVAVATVAVAAFVLARTRFGRTVYAIGGNESSALLMGLRVGFTKVGVYAISGFCAAFGGILFSLYTLSGYSLNAVGMELDAIAAVVIGGTLLTGGRGFVVGSFVGVLVLGVIQTFISFDGTLSSWWTRISIGVLVLVFVVVQRLMTRRAS; from the coding sequence ATGAGCACCGCCACGGCCCGGACCACCCCCGGCACCGCCGGCGCGGGCAGCCGCCCCACCGCGTGGGACCGCGTGCGCACCTACACCCCGGCCTCCCAGTACCTGCCGGTCATCGCCACCACCGCCCTGTTCCTCGGCATGTTCGGCGTCGGGGGCGCCCGCTACGACGGCTTCACCGACCCCCAGGTGTTCCTGAGCCTGCTGCTCGACAACAGCTTCCTGATCGTGCTGGCCGTCGGGATGACCTTCGTCATCCTCACCGGCGGCATCGACCTGTCGGTGGGGTCCAACCTGGCGCTCTCGACGGTCATCGCGGCCAAGACCCTCGAGATGGGGTGGTCGCCGTACCTCACCGTCGCGACCGTGCTGATGGTCGGGACGACGCTCGGCATCGCGATGGGCCTGCTGATCCACTACTTCGACATCCAGCCCTTCATCGCCACCCTCGCCGGGATGTTCCTGGCGCGCGGGCTCTGCTACCTCATCAGCGTCGACTCGATCCCGATCGCCGACGAGACCTTCCAGTCCTGGGCGTTCAGCACCACCACGCTGCCCGGGGGCTACTACCTCGGCCGCACCGCGATCGTCGCGGTCGCCACCGTCGCGGTCGCGGCCTTCGTGCTGGCCCGCACCCGGTTCGGGCGCACGGTCTACGCGATCGGCGGCAACGAGTCCTCCGCCCTCCTGATGGGCCTGCGGGTCGGGTTCACCAAGGTCGGCGTCTACGCCATCAGCGGGTTCTGCGCCGCCTTCGGCGGCATCCTCTTCTCGCTCTACACGCTCTCGGGCTACTCGCTCAACGCCGTGGGCATGGAGCTCGACGCGATCGCCGCCGTGGTCATCGGCGGCACCCTGCTCACCGGCGGGCGGGGCTTCGTGGTCGGCTCCTTCGTCGGGGTGCTGGTCCTGGGCGTGATCCAGACCTTCATCTCCTTCGACGGCACCCTCAGCTCCTGGTGGACCCGGATCAGCATCGGGGTGCTAGTGCTCGTCTTCGTCGTCGTCCAGCGCCTCATGACCCGGCGGGCGTCGTGA
- a CDS encoding LacI family DNA-binding transcriptional regulator, translating into MTSQRAELRTPVMADVARLAGVSHQTVSRVVNGRTNLRPETRDRVEQAIRQLGYRPNTAARALVTKRSATIGVIGSKSGYWGPSTVHRTIQAAGREAGYFVSSANLQDLTRDELVDAISHLRDQSVEGIVLIAATDEALDVARAQEDLGIPVVVVEGDRHQTRWTVGVDQCEGAVLGTRHLLDLGHTDVVHLSGPPSWTEARARLLGYQTAMYAAGLRPAPHVTGDWSARSGYAAGLEIARRRDVTAAFCANDQMALGLLRALHEAGRRVPHDVSVVGFDDIPEAAYLIPPLTTVRQDFGAVGRRAIEILQCAIRGDSDDVVPDRLIAPELVVRASSAALPEGTPS; encoded by the coding sequence GTGACCTCCCAGCGCGCCGAGCTGCGCACCCCGGTCATGGCCGACGTCGCCCGGCTGGCCGGCGTCTCGCACCAGACCGTCTCGCGGGTCGTCAACGGCCGGACCAACCTGCGCCCGGAGACCCGCGACCGCGTCGAGCAGGCCATCCGACAGCTCGGCTACCGCCCCAACACCGCCGCCCGCGCCCTGGTCACCAAGCGCTCGGCGACCATCGGCGTGATCGGGTCCAAGAGCGGCTACTGGGGCCCGAGCACCGTGCACCGCACGATCCAGGCCGCCGGCCGCGAGGCCGGCTACTTCGTCAGCTCCGCCAACCTCCAGGACCTCACCCGCGACGAGCTCGTCGACGCGATCAGCCACCTGCGCGACCAGAGCGTCGAGGGGATCGTGCTGATCGCCGCGACCGACGAGGCCCTCGACGTCGCCCGCGCCCAGGAGGACCTCGGGATCCCCGTCGTGGTCGTCGAGGGCGACCGACACCAGACGCGGTGGACCGTCGGCGTCGACCAGTGCGAGGGCGCCGTCCTGGGCACCCGGCACCTGCTCGACCTCGGGCACACCGACGTCGTCCACCTCTCCGGTCCGCCGTCCTGGACCGAGGCCCGGGCCCGGCTGCTCGGCTACCAGACCGCGATGTACGCCGCCGGTCTCCGCCCGGCGCCGCACGTCACCGGCGACTGGTCGGCGCGCAGCGGGTACGCCGCGGGGCTGGAGATCGCGCGGCGTCGCGACGTCACGGCCGCGTTCTGCGCCAACGACCAGATGGCCCTGGGCCTGCTGCGTGCCCTGCACGAGGCCGGACGCCGGGTGCCCCACGACGTCAGCGTCGTCGGCTTCGACGACATCCCGGAGGCCGCCTACCTCATCCCGCCGCTCACCACGGTGCGCCAGGACTTCGGCGCCGTCGGCCGGCGGGCCATCGAGATCCTCCAGTGCGCGATCCGGGGCGACAGCGACGACGTCGTCCCCGACCGCCTCATCGCCCCCGAGCTCGTCGTCCGGGCCAGCTCGGCCGCCCTCCCGGAAGGAACCCCCTCGTGA